The Candidatus Polarisedimenticolaceae bacterium genomic interval ACGGCGTGTAGCCGAACGACGGGACGGTCGGCCCGAAGACCGCCACGACGGGCGTTCCGACCGCGGAGGCCACGTGCCCCGGGCCGCTGTCGTTGGTGACGAGCGCCCGAGAGCGGGCGAGAAGCGCCGTGAGCTCGGCGACGCCCGTCGTGCCGGCGAGGACGGGCGCCCCGCCGATCGCGTCGCACAGCGGCCGCTCTTCGGGGGATCCGACCAGCACCGGCTTGAGCCCCCGGGCGGGCGCGGCCTCGATCACCGCCCGGAACCCCTCGGGGGTCCAGCGCTTGGTTCCCCACACCGAGCCGGGCGCGACGGCGAGGACGCCGTCCGCCGGGGCCACGCCGTGCTCGAGGAGCAGCGCCTCCACGCGAGCCGCGGCGCCGGGGTCGATCGCAAGCTCGGGGGTCGGGTCGGCCGGTCCGTCGAACAGGGCGAGGTAGCGATGCACGGCGTGCCGATCGGCGTTCCACGCCACCTTCCTCGTGTACGCCCACCGTCCCGCCGCTCCGTCGAAACCCACGCGCTCGCGGGCCCCCGAAAGCCGGACGAGGACGCCGCTGCGGAACGAGCGTTGCGCCGCGATCGCCACGTCGAACCGCTCGCGCCGAAGCGCGAACCCCAGGCGAAGCGTCCCGGCGAGACCCTTCTCCCCCTTCTTCTTGTCGTAGGA includes:
- the waaF gene encoding lipopolysaccharide heptosyltransferase II → MRRTLVVQTAFLGDVVLTTPLLRALHGTGAEVSVVATPLGCAVLDGAPFVARLRSYDKKKGEKGLAGTLRLGFALRRERFDVAIAAQRSFRSGVLVRLSGARERVGFDGAAGRWAYTRKVAWNADRHAVHRYLALFDGPADPTPELAIDPGAAARVEALLLEHGVAPADGVLAVAPGSVWGTKRWTPEGFRAVIEAAPARGLKPVLVGSPEERPLCDAIGGAPVLAGTTGVAELTALLARSRALVTNDSGPGHVASAVGTPVVAVFGPTVPSFGYTPFGERNRIVELAGLDCRPCDRHGPQVCPLGHHRCMKDLHPSRVLAALDEVLA